The Caulifigura coniformis genome includes a region encoding these proteins:
- a CDS encoding metallophosphoesterase family protein, translating into MVRAVISDIHGNLEALEAVLSDISSQGIKEIYCLGDVIGYGPNPRECIDLVMKNCQVTILGNHDQAALFDPEGFNAAAERSIFWTRHMLESGPGNERRWEYLGELPRMRKEEQFLFVHGSARNPLNEYVFPEDIYNQRKMERIFGLVEHYCFQGHTHIPGVFTEESTFQSPDEFDYRYEFTDRKTLVNVGSVGQPRDTDNRACYVVIHPNMASAVKAAASGPGGSDLADTPPAGTATVGASAGGPVIQYRRIPYDFEKTIAKIYAIPELDNFLGDRLRDGR; encoded by the coding sequence ATCGTGAGAGCGGTCATCAGCGATATCCACGGAAACCTCGAAGCTCTCGAGGCCGTGCTGAGCGATATCTCGAGCCAGGGGATCAAGGAGATCTATTGCCTTGGCGACGTGATTGGCTATGGGCCCAATCCTCGCGAGTGCATCGACCTGGTCATGAAAAACTGCCAGGTCACCATCCTCGGCAACCACGATCAGGCGGCATTGTTCGACCCGGAAGGTTTCAACGCCGCCGCCGAACGGTCCATTTTCTGGACCCGTCACATGCTCGAATCAGGGCCCGGCAACGAGCGCCGCTGGGAGTATCTCGGCGAGCTCCCCCGCATGCGGAAAGAGGAACAATTCCTCTTCGTTCATGGCTCGGCCCGCAACCCGCTCAATGAATATGTCTTCCCGGAAGACATCTACAACCAGCGCAAGATGGAACGCATCTTCGGCCTGGTCGAGCACTACTGCTTTCAGGGGCACACCCACATCCCGGGAGTGTTCACCGAAGAGAGCACCTTCCAGTCGCCCGATGAGTTCGACTATCGCTACGAGTTCACTGACCGCAAGACGCTCGTCAACGTCGGCTCCGTCGGCCAGCCGCGCGACACCGACAATCGCGCCTGCTACGTGGTGATCCACCCCAACATGGCCAGCGCCGTCAAAGCGGCCGCGAGTGGGCCGGGGGGAAGCGATCTTGCGGACACCCCTCCCGCCGGGACCGCAACGGTCGGAGCATCGGCCGGCGGCCCCGTCATCCAGTACCGCCGCATTCCCTACGACTTCGAAAAGACGATCGCCAAGATCTACGCGATCCCCGAGCTGGACAACTTCCTGGGCGACCGGCTCCGCGACGGACGGTGA